The following proteins are encoded in a genomic region of bacterium:
- a CDS encoding ABC transporter ATP-binding protein gives MVEAENELLLELKNINKIYQGIQPVHALTEINLTIQKGEFIAVVGPSGSGKSTLMNVLGLLDKPTSGRLYYLGNETSKWNEKQKAIFRNKEIGFIFQAHLLLPEFTALENVLMPAYIARQINNSLEKRAKEILTIVGLGDKFNVKPTNLSGGQNQRIAIARALMNQPSVVFADEPTGALDQKTGNDIYNLFRKINAEENMTFIIVTHERNFAQKADRIIEIVDGKIVNKE, from the coding sequence ATGGTTGAAGCAGAAAATGAACTACTCTTAGAGCTAAAGAACATAAATAAAATTTATCAGGGAATACAACCAGTACATGCCCTTACTGAAATAAATTTAACTATACAAAAAGGAGAATTTATTGCAGTAGTAGGCCCCAGCGGTTCAGGTAAAAGCACTTTGATGAATGTTTTAGGTCTTTTAGATAAACCTACTTCGGGAAGACTTTACTATTTGGGGAATGAAACTTCAAAATGGAATGAGAAACAAAAAGCAATATTCAGAAACAAAGAAATTGGATTTATATTTCAGGCGCATCTTTTGCTTCCTGAGTTTACAGCACTGGAAAATGTTTTAATGCCCGCGTATATAGCAAGACAAATCAATAATTCTCTGGAAAAAAGAGCAAAAGAAATTTTAACTATTGTAGGGCTGGGTGATAAATTTAATGTTAAGCCGACAAATCTTTCCGGTGGACAAAATCAACGTATTGCAATAGCGAGAGCATTAATGAACCAACCTTCGGTAGTTTTTGCAGACGAACCGACAGGCGCACTTGATCAAAAGACAGGTAACGATATTTATAATTTATTTAGAAAAATAAACGCTGAAGAAAACATGACTTTTATAATTGTTACGCATGAAAGAAATTTTGCTCAAAAAGCCGACAGGATAATAGAAATAGTCGACGGAAAAATAGTTAATAAAGAATAA
- a CDS encoding MlaD family protein, with product MTTKRKSENEAILFKAGIFIIFTLVLLIFSILWLRFFSFVPEKAITVKFAECGPIPKGIPVYYHGVNIGKIDGTDFSKDFRYTLVAVSIYKKHIDVPNNVYAEIKTTGITGQNYLEILYPDNPSEKILKNGDIIEGKLSDMELLAKAISIAVKEGTVNRTIKAVGKTTINTAAATKKAEQVFKHLDEILSSNRGDFKKIISEAALSASNFHTASVSIKNISTSPELQQNIKSSAAYIPKNSAKIGSIVSNINKISVDVDKVTGNCKFQEGLIKAAEGTGNFAERLDKGDLSCLIKKTLGDTDRTINKYDCIGNSFNEMMSQRFLLMRLMFGKPGESFRKCNNLKCIEEKY from the coding sequence TTGACTACGAAAAGAAAATCAGAGAATGAAGCCATTTTGTTTAAAGCAGGAATTTTTATAATCTTTACTTTAGTGCTGTTAATATTTTCAATTTTATGGCTCAGATTTTTTTCATTTGTCCCCGAAAAAGCAATTACAGTAAAATTTGCAGAGTGCGGACCAATCCCCAAAGGTATTCCTGTGTATTATCATGGTGTTAATATTGGAAAAATCGACGGTACTGACTTTTCCAAGGATTTTAGATATACCCTGGTCGCGGTTTCAATATATAAAAAACATATAGATGTACCTAATAATGTTTATGCGGAAATTAAAACGACCGGCATTACAGGTCAAAATTATCTGGAAATTTTATACCCTGATAATCCGTCTGAAAAAATTCTTAAGAATGGCGATATTATAGAAGGAAAACTTTCTGATATGGAATTATTGGCAAAAGCAATAAGTATAGCTGTTAAAGAAGGAACAGTTAACAGGACAATTAAAGCAGTTGGCAAGACAACCATAAATACCGCTGCTGCAACTAAAAAGGCAGAACAAGTATTTAAACATCTCGATGAAATATTATCTTCCAACCGCGGTGATTTCAAAAAAATTATCAGCGAGGCGGCTTTAAGTGCAAGTAATTTTCATACGGCAAGTGTCTCGATAAAAAATATTTCTACTTCACCTGAACTGCAACAAAATATAAAATCTTCAGCAGCTTACATACCGAAAAATTCTGCAAAAATTGGATCTATAGTCTCTAATATAAATAAAATTTCTGTTGATGTAGACAAGGTCACAGGTAATTGTAAATTTCAAGAAGGCTTAATTAAAGCAGCAGAGGGAACGGGGAATTTTGCGGAAAGACTTGATAAAGGGGACTTGAGCTGCTTAATTAAAAAAACTCTCGGGGATACAGACAGAACTATTAATAAATATGATTGTATAGGAAATAGTTTTAACGAGATGATGAGCCAAAGATTTTTGCTCATGCGGCTTATGTTCGGAAAACCAGGAGAAAGTTTCCGAAAATGTAATAATTTGAAGTGTATTGAAGAAAAATATTAA